The following proteins are encoded in a genomic region of Verrucomicrobiia bacterium:
- a CDS encoding CPBP family intramembrane metalloprotease — protein MNPPSDPVPPRMPDATLSPVLSPSPHHGVGLARLAVALGILALYVLVPAILGAGRTTHDSAILPPTVRGVLLLSAWELTLFTIAFAVCVLLGRLRLDELLLRWRGGWWPLPRGLAWSIALRFGVGLFLVGSLLLWRFLSGSAPESLGGLRPQIESMVDVSALRNPWYLAVMLTIVSFVLAGFREELWRAGMLALLAKALPRAFGGRFGPWLALIPVALLFGLGHTAQGPVGVAATTLLGIGLGAIMLFHRSIWDAVLAHGFFNATTFALLPLLAEHFPELLGG, from the coding sequence ATGAATCCGCCTTCGGACCCGGTGCCGCCGCGAATGCCCGACGCCACCCTGTCGCCGGTACTGTCTCCCAGTCCCCACCACGGCGTCGGGTTGGCCCGCCTGGCCGTGGCCCTCGGCATCCTCGCTCTCTACGTCCTGGTCCCCGCCATCCTCGGAGCCGGACGCACCACCCACGACAGTGCCATCCTTCCACCCACCGTCCGGGGGGTCCTCCTGCTCTCCGCCTGGGAACTCACGCTCTTCACCATCGCCTTCGCGGTCTGCGTCCTCCTCGGCCGCCTTCGCCTCGACGAACTGCTCCTGCGCTGGCGCGGCGGTTGGTGGCCACTCCCCCGGGGACTCGCCTGGTCCATCGCCCTCCGTTTCGGCGTCGGCCTGTTCCTCGTCGGCTCCCTCCTCCTCTGGCGCTTCCTTTCAGGAAGTGCCCCGGAATCCCTCGGTGGCCTTCGCCCCCAGATCGAATCCATGGTCGATGTCTCCGCCCTCCGAAATCCCTGGTACCTCGCCGTGATGCTGACCATCGTCAGCTTCGTCCTTGCCGGGTTCCGCGAGGAACTCTGGCGTGCCGGCATGCTCGCCCTCCTGGCCAAGGCGCTCCCCCGCGCCTTCGGAGGTCGCTTCGGTCCCTGGCTCGCCCTGATTCCCGTCGCCCTCCTCTTCGGTCTCGGCCACACCGCCCAGGGACCCGTCGGCGTCGCCGCCACCACCCTCCTCGGCATCGGCCTCGGCGCCATCATGCTCTTCCACCGCTCCATCTGGGATGCCGTCCTCGCCCACGGCTTCTTCAACGCCACCACCTTCGCCCTCCTTCCCCTGCTGGCCGAACACTTCCCCGAACTCCTCGGCGGCTGA
- a CDS encoding class I SAM-dependent methyltransferase, translating to MRPNIASRPLPPLLPVLAALALPLPTGADAPESPARPAYEQRAPSLDGTGRFFMGREIARVMGHLGAPWLERPERIDEERPDLLHSILPVKPGHIVADIGAGTGYHSWRLARQVGPTGRVYAVEIQPEMLQLLATNMHARGVTNVVGILGSTTDPALPEASVDLALMVDVYHEFDHPYEMLAAITRALKPGGRVAFVEFRGEQASVPIKPLHKMTEAQVRREAELHPLEWVETRRELPWQHLILFRKTPAP from the coding sequence ATGCGCCCGAACATCGCCTCCCGCCCCTTGCCGCCCCTGCTCCCCGTCCTCGCCGCACTCGCTCTCCCCCTTCCAACCGGCGCCGACGCCCCCGAATCCCCGGCCCGCCCCGCCTACGAACAGCGCGCACCCAGCCTCGACGGCACCGGCCGGTTCTTCATGGGCCGCGAAATCGCCCGCGTCATGGGCCACCTCGGCGCCCCCTGGCTCGAACGTCCGGAACGCATCGACGAGGAACGCCCCGATCTCCTCCACTCCATCCTCCCCGTGAAGCCCGGTCACATCGTCGCTGATATCGGCGCCGGCACCGGCTATCACTCCTGGCGCCTCGCCCGCCAGGTCGGCCCGACCGGAAGAGTGTATGCCGTCGAGATCCAGCCCGAGATGCTCCAACTCCTCGCCACCAACATGCACGCCCGCGGCGTGACCAATGTGGTGGGCATCCTCGGTTCCACGACCGATCCCGCCCTCCCCGAAGCCTCCGTCGATCTCGCCCTCATGGTCGATGTGTACCATGAATTCGATCATCCCTACGAAATGCTCGCCGCCATCACCCGCGCCCTCAAACCCGGCGGACGCGTCGCCTTCGTCGAGTTCCGCGGCGAACAGGCCTCCGTCCCCATCAAACCCCTTCACAAAATGACCGAGGCCCAGGTCCGCCGGGAAGCCGAACTCCATCCGCTCGAATGGGTCGAAACCCGACGGGAACTCCCCTGGCAGCACCTCATCCTCTTCCGCAAAACCCCGGCACCTTAG